A genome region from Armatimonadota bacterium includes the following:
- a CDS encoding ammonia-forming cytochrome c nitrite reductase subunit c552: MPAFACDAVAGLRGPLRERPILAHLAHGEADGGEVAGHGRHESLSQSGAVFLQGGDPRPRKKVVHGPPSVGKGRSVVRIRYLVIVALGVVVAAGIAALLVTIVVRQQEARLTYFKVVDVAEDEPDPAVWGRNFPDQYGAYLKTVRTSELVKYSAYGRYGGSEAFSKLDKYPDLARIFAGNAFSVEYREEQGHLQALKAVQETKRLGDEKPGTCMTCKSSDVPRLMKSLGAAQFYATPMKELIEKNKIKHAISCADCHDARTMALRVTRPAFVEAMKTRGIDVGAASRQEMRTYVCAQCHVEYYFRGKTEKYLVFPWAKGLKIENIEAYYDEIKFSDWEHKITRAPMVKVQHPEFELWSSGNHARSGVGCADCHMPYKRVGSVKVTDHWIRSPLENVQNVCTTCHRQSEAEMRARVLEAQDRTYQLLTQAERAIVDAMAAIEKAMAEGVTDKDLAGARGLHRKAQIRWDFISAENSMGFHSPQEAVRILGDAIDRARHAEIAALKAPRPKR; the protein is encoded by the coding sequence ATGCCCGCCTTCGCTTGCGATGCGGTTGCCGGCCTGCGCGGCCCGCTGCGCGAGCGCCCAATACTCGCGCACCTCGCGCACGGGGAAGCCGATGGCGGTGAAGTGGCTGGACATGGCCGTCATGAATCCCTTTCCCAAAGCGGTGCGGTATTCCTCCAGGGAGGTGATCCGCGGCCGCGGAAGAAGGTTGTACATGGACCGCCATCAGTGGGAAAGGGGCGATCAGTGGTGCGCATCCGTTACCTGGTGATCGTGGCCCTGGGGGTTGTCGTCGCCGCGGGCATAGCAGCGCTGCTTGTGACGATCGTTGTACGGCAGCAGGAAGCCCGCCTGACCTACTTCAAGGTCGTTGACGTCGCTGAGGACGAGCCGGACCCCGCGGTCTGGGGCCGCAACTTCCCGGACCAGTACGGGGCGTACCTCAAGACGGTCCGGACCTCCGAGCTCGTGAAGTACAGCGCCTACGGGCGGTACGGCGGATCAGAAGCATTTTCCAAGCTCGACAAGTACCCCGACCTCGCCAGGATCTTCGCCGGAAACGCGTTCAGCGTTGAGTACCGCGAGGAGCAGGGACACCTCCAGGCACTGAAGGCCGTGCAGGAGACTAAGCGGCTCGGCGATGAGAAGCCGGGCACCTGCATGACCTGCAAGTCAAGCGACGTGCCCCGCCTGATGAAGTCCCTCGGCGCGGCCCAGTTCTATGCCACCCCGATGAAGGAACTGATCGAGAAGAACAAGATCAAGCACGCGATCTCCTGCGCAGACTGCCACGACGCCAGAACGATGGCCCTTCGCGTGACCCGGCCGGCGTTCGTCGAGGCGATGAAGACCCGGGGGATTGACGTGGGCGCGGCTTCCAGGCAGGAGATGCGGACCTACGTGTGCGCACAGTGCCACGTGGAGTACTACTTCCGCGGCAAGACCGAGAAGTACCTGGTGTTCCCGTGGGCCAAGGGCTTGAAGATCGAGAACATTGAGGCCTACTACGACGAGATCAAGTTCTCCGACTGGGAGCACAAGATCACCAGGGCGCCGATGGTCAAGGTCCAGCACCCCGAGTTCGAGCTGTGGTCCAGCGGGAACCACGCCCGCTCAGGCGTCGGCTGCGCGGACTGTCACATGCCCTACAAGAGGGTGGGGTCGGTCAAGGTCACCGACCACTGGATCCGCTCGCCCCTGGAGAACGTGCAGAACGTCTGCACGACCTGCCACCGCCAGTCCGAAGCCGAGATGCGCGCGCGCGTTCTGGAGGCCCAGGACCGGACCTACCAGTTGTTGACCCAGGCGGAACGGGCGATCGTTGACGCCATGGCCGCGATAGAGAAGGCGATGGCCGAGGGCGTCACGGATAAGGACCTGGCCGGAGCCCGCGGGCTACACCGCAAGGCGCAGATCCGCTGGGACTTCATCAGCGCAGAGAACAGCATGGGCTTCCACAGCCCGCAGGAGGCCGTCCGGATCCTGGGCGACGCGATTGACCGCGCCCGGCACGCCGAGATCGCCGCGCTCAAAGCACCCCGACCGAAGCGCTAG
- a CDS encoding nucleoside-diphosphate kinase (catalyzes the formation of nucleoside triphosphate from ATP and nucleoside diphosphate), with the protein MPDARYERTLVFLKPDGVQRGLIGKIVGRFEGAGLKVIGLKMMRATPDMLERHYPSDEGFLRTIGGKTREAFEAAGLDVRREAGTDDPLAIGQKVRQWLIEFVASAPVVAFVLQGTHAVSVVRKMVGDTLPYRAAPGTIRGDLSADSPAVANLQKRPVRNLVHASGTLEEAEAEIGMWFSPQELYDYRRVDEEIILG; encoded by the coding sequence ATGCCAGATGCACGATACGAACGCACCCTCGTCTTCCTGAAACCGGACGGCGTCCAGCGCGGGCTGATCGGGAAGATCGTGGGGCGGTTTGAGGGTGCGGGGTTGAAGGTGATCGGCCTGAAGATGATGCGGGCGACGCCCGATATGTTGGAGCGCCACTACCCATCGGACGAGGGATTCCTGCGCACCATTGGCGGCAAGACGCGCGAGGCGTTTGAGGCCGCAGGACTGGACGTCCGTCGCGAGGCGGGCACCGATGACCCCCTGGCCATCGGGCAGAAGGTGCGGCAGTGGCTGATCGAGTTCGTCGCGTCCGCTCCGGTGGTCGCGTTCGTGCTGCAGGGAACGCATGCCGTCTCGGTAGTCCGAAAGATGGTCGGCGACACGCTGCCCTACCGGGCCGCGCCGGGAACTATCAGGGGCGATCTGTCCGCCGACTCCCCTGCTGTTGCGAACCTCCAGAAGCGCCCGGTGCGCAACCTGGTCCACGCCTCGGGGACGCTCGAGGAAGCCGAGGCGGAGATCGGGATGTGGTTCTCTCCCCAGGAGCTGTACGACTACCGGAGGGTGGACGAGGAGATCATCCTAGGGTAG
- a CDS encoding DUF3048 domain-containing protein has protein sequence MSHKQRAAIWSATVAVVLAAGMVAWRDAGPQMGQTGVGAMAPPEAPALPEAQRTFIPGADGETPFLVVIENAPQARPQSGLADACLVYALPTEARITRFLASYCGDPPTAIGPVRSVRQYMLEIASDLGAILVHAGHSAEALASIRAQKFPVINEFWASGPFWRDPARKMPHNLYTRLDRLRAELRRKPLSARPGSVPYSMEVAPQLVLPGATPSDVVVLDYGPPYAVRYRYDAGRRRYLRDQDGRPHLDADGRQIAPASVLVAFVQWRDVMEQGAPSSKITLIGTGRLAIITEGRLVEGTWRRSKDRSLALQTAGGGPVVLPQGPVWVELFPVDRPFAASTGSPGAGPSSR, from the coding sequence GTGAGCCACAAGCAAAGAGCTGCAATCTGGTCGGCAACAGTTGCGGTGGTGCTCGCCGCGGGAATGGTCGCGTGGCGTGACGCCGGCCCCCAGATGGGGCAGACCGGTGTGGGAGCGATGGCGCCGCCCGAGGCGCCGGCGCTGCCCGAAGCGCAGCGTACCTTCATCCCCGGCGCCGACGGAGAGACGCCGTTCCTGGTCGTGATCGAAAACGCCCCGCAGGCCCGGCCGCAGTCGGGGCTGGCCGACGCGTGCCTGGTCTACGCTCTTCCAACCGAGGCGCGCATCACGCGCTTCCTGGCCTCCTACTGCGGGGACCCCCCCACGGCAATCGGGCCGGTGCGCAGCGTGCGGCAATACATGCTGGAGATCGCCTCGGACCTGGGCGCGATTCTGGTACACGCCGGCCACAGCGCGGAAGCGCTGGCGTCAATTCGGGCGCAGAAGTTCCCGGTCATCAACGAGTTCTGGGCATCGGGGCCGTTCTGGCGCGACCCTGCGCGCAAGATGCCCCACAACCTCTACACGCGGCTTGACCGCCTGCGCGCAGAACTACGAAGGAAGCCTCTGAGCGCCCGGCCCGGCAGTGTGCCCTACTCCATGGAGGTCGCGCCTCAGTTGGTGCTACCCGGCGCCACGCCTTCTGATGTGGTCGTGCTCGACTACGGGCCGCCCTACGCGGTCCGCTACCGCTACGATGCCGGGCGGCGTCGGTATCTACGCGACCAGGACGGCCGCCCTCACCTGGATGCGGACGGCAGGCAGATCGCGCCGGCATCGGTATTGGTCGCGTTCGTGCAGTGGCGAGACGTGATGGAGCAGGGAGCCCCGAGCAGCAAGATCACCCTGATCGGCACAGGGCGCCTCGCCATCATCACCGAAGGCCGCCTCGTGGAGGGAACCTGGCGGAGGTCCAAGGACAGGTCGCTGGCGCTTCAGACCGCAGGCGGCGGTCCCGTGGTGCTGCCCCAGGGGCCGGTGTGGGTTGAGCTATTTCCGGTGGATCGGCCCTTTGCTGCTAGCACGGGCTCACCGGGGGCTGGACCCAGCTCCAGATAG